The following is a genomic window from Pseudomonadota bacterium.
GCGCGCCCAGGGCGTGCCGGCGTGGCGCTTCGACATCGCGGCCGCACAGCGGCGCCTCACCGGGCAATTCGGCGTCAGCAGCCTGCACGGCTTCGGCTGCGCTGAGATGGACCTGGCGATCGCGGCCGCCGGCGCGGTACTCGCCTACAGCCAGGACATGCATGGCGGCGCCCTCGCGCACGTGCTCGGCATGGCGGTCGAACATCCCCGCGATGCCCTGCACCTGGACCCGGCCACGCGCCGCAATCTCGAGATCACCCGCGCGCTGTCCGGCGACGAGGCGCATACGCTGGTCGCGGTGTTCGATACCACGCGCACCGCCATGGGCGGGCGCCTCCTGCGCCGCTGGCTGCAGCGGCCGTTGCGCGATCACGGCACGCTCAGGGCGCGCCTGCAGGCGGTGGCCATGCTCATGGCCCGCCACGACGTGGCCAGCCTGCGCACATCCCTGAAACGCGTGCATGACATCGAACGCATCGTCACCCGCATCGCGCTCGGCACCGCGCGGCCGCGCGACCTGGCGCGCCTGCGTGATGCGCTGGTCGCGCTGCCCGACATTCGCGGCCTGCTGCTGGCGGATCTCTGCCCGCGCCTCGATGCGCTGCGCAATGCCATCGACGAAATGCCCGAGGTGCGCGCGCGACTGCAACGCGCGCTGGTCGAATCGCCGCCCCACCTCATCCGCGACGGCGGCGTGCTGGCGCCGGGCTACGACAGCCAACTGGACGAACTGCGCAACGCCAGCGCCGATGCCGATGCCTTCCTGGTCGCGCTCGAACAGCGTGAGCGGGAACGCAGCGGCATCGCCAATCTCAAGGTCGGCTACAACCGCGTGCATGGTTATTACATCGAAATCAGCCGCGCGCAGGCCGAGCGCGCGCCGGCCGACTACACGCGGCGCCAGACCCTGAAAGGCGTCGAGCGCTATATCACGCCGGAGCTGAAAGGCTTCGAGACCCATATCCTGACGGCCGCCGATCGCGCCCTGCGCCGCGAACGCGAGCTATACGAGAGCCTGTTGATAGAGCTGCTGCCCGAAGTGCGCGGCCTGAAGGACACCAGCGCGGCACTCGCCGAGCTCGACGTGCTGGCGAGCTTCGCCGAGCGCGCCGAAAGCCTGCAGCTGTGCGCGCCGGAGTTCTGCACCGAGCCGCGCCTGCGCATCCGCGCCGGCCGCCATCCACTGGTCGAACAGTTCCAGCACACGCCGTTCGTGGCGAACGATTTGGAACTCGACGACGAACGCCGCCTGCTGCTCATCACCGGCCCCAACATGGGCGGCAAGTCGACCTACATGCGCCAGGCCGCGCTCATCACCCTGCTCGCCCACATCGGCAGTTTCGTGCCGGCGCGGTCCGCCCTGCTGGGGCCCATCGACGCCATCTATTCGCGCATCGGCGCCGGCGACAACCTGGCCGGCGGCCAGAGCACCTTCATGGTCGAGATGGCCGAGACCGCCAACATCCTGCATCACGCCACCGCCATGAGCCTCGTCATCGTCGATGAGATCGGTCGCGGCACCAGCACCTATGACGGCATGTCGCTGGCGTGGGCGGCGGCCGAGCACCTTGCTGCGCGCAACCGGGCTTTCACGCTGTTCGCCACCCATTACTTCGAATTGACGGCGCTGGCCGACGAAGTACCGGCGGTCGCCAATGTGCGGCTCGATGCGCTGGAACACGGCGAGGACGTGGTGTTCATGCACAGCGTCAGCGAGGGGCCAGCCTCGCGCAGCTTTGGCATCGCGGTGGCCCGACGGGCCGGCGTGCCGAACGCCGTCATCGCCCGCGCGCGCGCCCTGCTCGACACCCTCGAGCAACGCCACTCGCGGGCCAGCCATGCCGAACTGCCGCAATTGCCGCTGTTCGAGCGCCCCCATCCGGCGCTCGAGGCGCTGCGTGCACTCGAACCCGATGCCCTGACGCCGCGCGAGGCGCTGGACGCGCTCTATCGCCTGCGCGCCCTGGCCGAGCGCTCATGAAGTGTTTGGCAGCGCGCGACACGCAGATATAATGCGGCCCTCCGAATTTGACGAAGAGCAGCCATGACGTTTGTT
Proteins encoded in this region:
- the mutS gene encoding DNA mismatch repair protein MutS, with protein sequence MATDKAAHSPVMQQYLGIKAEHPDILLFYRMGDFYELFFDDARRASQLLDLTLTARGVSDGQPIPMAGVPAHAADPYLARLLKLGVSVAVCEQIGDPAESRGPVARKVTRILTPGTVTDESLLEARQDTLLAALCFGGERCGLAWLDVSAGRFLVCEADGAVALEAELERLQPAELLVADDQRAHLPAAWAARAQGVPAWRFDIAAAQRRLTGQFGVSSLHGFGCAEMDLAIAAAGAVLAYSQDMHGGALAHVLGMAVEHPRDALHLDPATRRNLEITRALSGDEAHTLVAVFDTTRTAMGGRLLRRWLQRPLRDHGTLRARLQAVAMLMARHDVASLRTSLKRVHDIERIVTRIALGTARPRDLARLRDALVALPDIRGLLLADLCPRLDALRNAIDEMPEVRARLQRALVESPPHLIRDGGVLAPGYDSQLDELRNASADADAFLVALEQRERERSGIANLKVGYNRVHGYYIEISRAQAERAPADYTRRQTLKGVERYITPELKGFETHILTAADRALRRERELYESLLIELLPEVRGLKDTSAALAELDVLASFAERAESLQLCAPEFCTEPRLRIRAGRHPLVEQFQHTPFVANDLELDDERRLLLITGPNMGGKSTYMRQAALITLLAHIGSFVPARSALLGPIDAIYSRIGAGDNLAGGQSTFMVEMAETANILHHATAMSLVIVDEIGRGTSTYDGMSLAWAAAEHLAARNRAFTLFATHYFELTALADEVPAVANVRLDALEHGEDVVFMHSVSEGPASRSFGIAVARRAGVPNAVIARARALLDTLEQRHSRASHAELPQLPLFERPHPALEALRALEPDALTPREALDALYRLRALAERS